A stretch of Faecalibacterium duncaniae DNA encodes these proteins:
- a CDS encoding dipicolinate synthase subunit B, which yields MKRQLRGTVAFAVCGSFCTLGAAVAQAEQLVRQGWELLPVMSYAASGLNTRFGRADEWKARLEILTGHRVLDTLQDVEPLGPQQLARALVVAPCTGTTLARLAAGLSDTPVTLAAKSLLRVGCPVLLAVSTNDGLGASGENIARLMQRKHYYFVPYGQDDAAQKPQSLKADLTLLPAALEAALHGQQLQPVLREWN from the coding sequence ATGAAAAGGCAATTGCGTGGGACAGTGGCGTTTGCGGTCTGCGGGAGCTTCTGCACGCTGGGCGCGGCAGTGGCTCAGGCTGAACAGCTGGTGCGGCAGGGCTGGGAGCTGCTGCCGGTGATGAGCTATGCGGCCTCCGGCCTGAACACCCGCTTTGGCCGGGCGGATGAGTGGAAGGCGCGGCTGGAGATCCTGACCGGCCACAGGGTGCTGGATACCCTGCAGGATGTGGAGCCGCTGGGGCCGCAGCAGCTGGCCCGGGCACTGGTGGTGGCCCCCTGCACCGGCACCACACTGGCCCGGCTGGCAGCGGGCCTTTCCGACACGCCGGTCACGCTGGCGGCAAAAAGCCTGCTGCGGGTCGGGTGCCCGGTGCTGCTGGCTGTCTCCACAAACGATGGGCTGGGGGCTTCCGGGGAGAACATCGCCCGGCTGATGCAGCGCAAGCACTATTACTTTGTGCCCTACGGACAGGACGATGCAGCGCAGAAACCCCAGAGCCTGAAGGCGGATCTCACCCTGCTGCCCGCTGCACTGGAGGCTGCCCTGCACGGTCAGCAGCTGCAGCCGGTGCTCCGGGAGTGGAACTGA
- a CDS encoding D-alanyl-D-alanine carboxypeptidase family protein: protein MKKHIAMLCAVLLTALAAFAPGAAAAGPALTATEAYCIIDADTGLVLAQQNMNEELHPASITKVMTLGLACEKAQGKWDNVKLTVSHEDVYSLAGTDSSHIALQEGEEVPLTDALYATMMASANDGANLLAEYFGGGSIEGGVAAMNAQAKELGLEHTHFANPHGISDEDHYTSCYDMAQILRWALTQPGFETLFTRNEMYTMGPTNVQPVTRYFHQQDKMRVGSSRYYIPAILGSKIGYTNIARYSYVCLAEQNGVRLICVTMQSQIKTDKYNDVRTLLDDAFARYTGYTEIPAQGVTGELEVAGGGSTLGTVTVSDPGVKLLLADGLTAADVSVTLELPERYLLGVDPAVYAVYTIHGRDVQETASVRVPAAVTGLEELLAKSANATLPASRDVGPKRIAGGLLAISVGATVLAALAAFGVVRLRIKWKKRKSRSKH, encoded by the coding sequence ATGAAAAAACACATCGCCATGCTGTGTGCGGTGCTTTTGACCGCACTGGCGGCGTTTGCGCCGGGCGCGGCAGCTGCCGGGCCTGCACTGACGGCTACGGAAGCGTACTGCATCATCGATGCCGACACCGGTCTGGTGCTGGCCCAGCAGAACATGAACGAGGAACTGCACCCGGCATCCATCACCAAGGTGATGACGCTGGGCCTTGCCTGTGAAAAGGCCCAGGGCAAGTGGGACAATGTCAAGCTGACGGTCAGCCACGAGGATGTCTACTCGCTGGCGGGCACCGATTCCAGCCACATCGCCCTGCAGGAAGGGGAGGAAGTGCCCCTGACCGATGCCCTGTATGCCACCATGATGGCCAGCGCCAACGATGGGGCCAACCTGCTGGCCGAATACTTCGGCGGCGGCTCCATTGAGGGCGGTGTGGCCGCCATGAACGCGCAGGCAAAGGAGCTGGGGCTGGAACACACCCACTTTGCCAACCCCCACGGCATCAGCGATGAGGACCACTACACCAGCTGCTATGACATGGCGCAGATCCTGCGCTGGGCGCTGACCCAGCCCGGGTTCGAGACCCTGTTTACCCGGAACGAGATGTACACCATGGGCCCGACCAATGTCCAGCCCGTGACCCGGTACTTCCACCAGCAGGATAAAATGCGGGTGGGCTCCAGCCGGTACTATATCCCGGCCATCCTGGGTTCCAAGATCGGCTACACCAACATTGCCCGGTACAGCTATGTCTGCCTGGCGGAGCAGAACGGCGTGCGGCTGATCTGCGTGACCATGCAGAGCCAGATCAAGACCGACAAATACAACGATGTTCGCACCCTGCTGGACGATGCCTTTGCCCGCTACACCGGCTACACCGAGATCCCTGCCCAGGGCGTGACCGGGGAGCTGGAAGTGGCGGGCGGCGGCAGCACGCTGGGCACGGTGACGGTTTCTGACCCGGGCGTGAAGCTGCTGCTGGCCGACGGCCTGACCGCTGCGGATGTGTCGGTCACGCTGGAACTGCCCGAACGATACCTCTTGGGGGTTGACCCGGCGGTGTATGCGGTGTATACCATTCATGGGCGGGACGTGCAGGAAACGGCCAGCGTCCGGGTGCCTGCCGCTGTGACCGGGCTGGAGGAGCTGCTGGCCAAGAGCGCCAACGCCACCCTGCCCGCCTCCCGGGATGTGGGGCCGAAGAGGATCGCAGGCGGCCTGCTGGCGATCTCGGTCGGTGCCACTGTGCTGGCCGCCCTTGCGGCGTTCGGCGTGGTGCGGCTGAGAATAAAATGGAAGAAACGTAAATCAAGAAGTAAGCACTGA
- a CDS encoding NAD(P)-binding domain-containing protein, which produces MDGQRRFAVIGTDARLAAAGRALARAGFAVGGPEQTALADYILLPLPLDESRTPLAELLRAAKPGALALGGKLSAQARQIAAEAGVELVDYFAREELILCNAIPTAEGCIGILMAERTRTLWNSAILLAGFGPVGQALGVRLAALGAQVTVAARRPAQRALAESFSLRAVDLARLEQAAPAFDTVVNTIPAPVLTEAVLAALRPGSLVVDLASKPGGTDFAAARRLGHRAIHALSLPAACAPETAGEALARTVCEILAEREETP; this is translated from the coding sequence ATGGATGGACAAAGACGATTTGCGGTGATCGGAACGGACGCGCGGCTGGCGGCGGCAGGCCGGGCGCTGGCCCGTGCCGGGTTTGCGGTGGGCGGGCCGGAGCAGACGGCACTGGCCGATTACATCTTACTGCCGCTGCCGCTGGACGAGAGCCGCACCCCGCTGGCGGAGCTGCTGCGGGCCGCAAAACCGGGGGCGCTGGCGCTGGGCGGAAAGCTCTCGGCGCAGGCAAGGCAGATCGCGGCGGAGGCGGGCGTGGAGCTGGTGGACTACTTTGCCCGGGAGGAACTGATCCTCTGCAACGCCATCCCGACAGCAGAGGGCTGCATCGGCATCCTGATGGCGGAGCGGACGCGGACGCTTTGGAACAGCGCCATCCTGCTGGCCGGTTTTGGGCCGGTGGGGCAGGCGCTTGGGGTACGGCTGGCGGCATTGGGCGCACAGGTGACGGTGGCCGCGCGGCGGCCGGCCCAGCGGGCACTGGCGGAGAGTTTCAGCCTGCGGGCCGTGGATCTGGCCCGGCTGGAACAGGCCGCTCCGGCCTTTGACACGGTGGTGAACACCATCCCGGCCCCTGTTCTGACGGAAGCCGTGCTGGCAGCCCTGCGGCCCGGGAGCCTGGTCGTGGATCTGGCATCCAAGCCGGGCGGCACTGACTTTGCCGCGGCCCGGCGGCTGGGGCACCGGGCCATCCATGCCCTGAGCCTGCCTGCGGCCTGCGCTCCCGAAACGGCGGGCGAGGCTCTGGCCCGGACGGTCTGTGAGATCCTGGCGGAAAGGGAGGAAACACCATGA